The following coding sequences lie in one Nonomuraea muscovyensis genomic window:
- a CDS encoding anticodon-binding protein, whose protein sequence is MRPGRLAEALGEPPAPDGTWEREAVYVSAVALRRARVAPRPGEPAAGGGAEVGRVAAELAGQVRPLDGVSRVEVRPNGFLRITVETPGELVEEVRPLDLPDPWPDLPRTWDNPGFVVRYAHARAAAVQRWARDLGVPDTGFRPELLDDPRCRAVLRVLAELPGRLAGRAPGWEAFQVRLATAYHDAHELAPAVPVGDEEPAPAHTARVRLARAVRDVLAGPDRI, encoded by the coding sequence GTGAGACCCGGGCGGCTGGCCGAGGCGCTGGGGGAGCCGCCCGCGCCGGACGGCACGTGGGAGCGGGAGGCGGTCTACGTCTCGGCCGTCGCGCTGCGGCGCGCCCGGGTCGCCCCGCGGCCCGGCGAGCCGGCCGCCGGCGGGGGCGCGGAGGTCGGCCGGGTCGCCGCCGAGCTGGCCGGCCAGGTGCGGCCGCTGGACGGGGTCTCGCGCGTCGAGGTGCGCCCGAACGGGTTCCTGCGCATCACCGTCGAGACGCCCGGCGAGCTGGTGGAGGAGGTCCGGCCGCTGGACCTGCCCGACCCGTGGCCCGACCTCCCCCGGACGTGGGACAACCCCGGCTTCGTGGTCCGCTACGCGCACGCGCGGGCGGCCGCCGTGCAGCGGTGGGCCCGTGACCTGGGCGTGCCCGACACCGGTTTCCGGCCGGAGCTGCTGGACGACCCGCGCTGCCGGGCCGTGCTGCGGGTGCTGGCCGAGCTGCCGGGGCGGCTGGCCGGCCGGGCCCCCGGGTGGGAGGCCTTCCAGGTGCGGCTGGCCACGGCCTACCACGACGCCCACGAGCTGGCCCCGGCCGTACCCGTGGGGGACGAGGAGCCGGCGCCGGCGCACACCGCCCGGGTGCGGCTGGCGCGGGCCGTGCGGGACGTGCTCGCGGGACCCGATCGCATCTGA
- a CDS encoding oxygenase MpaB family protein, with the protein MAETTNAPTDPVTDPMADTGADPATGSAPTPGPGPLLRHYANQARWGLAATRASVLEAAHPQIGAALAANSTFVARPWRRLRNTLVSMRRLVDDDDQVRLREAARLNRLHGRIAGTDAQGRPYDAMDPEARAWVMATLFESTVTMCRLGGRPLDKPTQERLYEEFREMLVLMGDDGAALPATLHEFWPYYDETVSLRLELNEAVHAVLYRVFAEVPPPPLLRDHPAAWAAIRALAGPLAGAITVASLPDGFRRQAHLATPPGAQALMHGVYLTAGLATRWLPAAWTRVSTFMDVLDLDDEPGSRLLGALLHQASRVSTLLQHVHAEPEQPVAPARRSAERFFTEVLDQTGNGHLEWPDLAAMAREIATRLDMDAQAEARLFTAYADWWRELQTSLDTDGDGRITRHEYATAATTPAGPALIKVADALFDATDADGDQTISTPEYQALFRSAFDRELTGGADRLSRAAFVREFLTFMAGRHHSGAYDSLLTEG; encoded by the coding sequence ATGGCCGAGACGACGAACGCTCCGACCGACCCCGTGACCGACCCGATGGCCGACACCGGGGCCGATCCGGCGACCGGCTCCGCGCCCACGCCGGGGCCCGGCCCGTTGCTGCGGCACTACGCGAACCAGGCGCGGTGGGGGCTGGCGGCGACCCGGGCCAGCGTCCTGGAGGCCGCCCACCCGCAGATCGGCGCGGCCCTCGCCGCCAACTCGACGTTCGTCGCCCGCCCCTGGCGGCGGCTGCGCAACACCCTGGTCAGCATGCGCCGGCTGGTCGACGACGACGACCAGGTGCGCCTGCGCGAGGCGGCCCGGCTCAACAGGCTGCACGGGCGCATCGCCGGTACCGACGCCCAGGGCCGGCCCTACGACGCGATGGACCCCGAGGCCCGCGCCTGGGTGATGGCGACCCTGTTCGAGTCGACGGTCACGATGTGCCGGCTCGGTGGCAGGCCCCTCGACAAGCCCACGCAGGAGCGCCTGTACGAGGAGTTCCGGGAGATGCTCGTCCTCATGGGCGACGACGGCGCCGCCCTGCCCGCGACGCTCCACGAGTTCTGGCCCTACTACGACGAGACGGTCAGCCTTCGCCTGGAGCTCAACGAGGCGGTCCACGCCGTCCTCTACCGGGTGTTCGCGGAGGTGCCCCCGCCGCCCCTCCTGCGCGACCACCCGGCGGCGTGGGCCGCGATCCGGGCCCTGGCCGGGCCGCTGGCCGGCGCGATCACCGTGGCGTCGCTGCCCGACGGCTTCCGCCGGCAGGCCCACCTCGCCACGCCGCCGGGCGCGCAGGCGCTGATGCACGGCGTCTACCTGACGGCCGGGCTGGCGACCCGCTGGCTGCCGGCGGCCTGGACGCGGGTCTCCACGTTCATGGACGTCCTGGACCTCGACGACGAGCCCGGCTCGCGGCTGCTGGGGGCGCTGCTGCACCAGGCGAGCCGGGTCAGCACCCTGCTGCAGCACGTCCACGCCGAGCCCGAGCAGCCCGTCGCCCCCGCCCGCAGATCCGCCGAGCGGTTCTTCACCGAGGTCCTCGACCAGACCGGCAACGGCCATCTCGAATGGCCCGACCTGGCGGCCATGGCCCGGGAGATCGCGACCCGGCTCGACATGGACGCCCAGGCCGAGGCCCGGCTCTTCACCGCGTACGCCGACTGGTGGCGCGAGCTCCAGACCAGCCTGGACACCGACGGCGACGGGCGGATCACCCGGCACGAGTACGCGACGGCGGCCACCACGCCTGCCGGGCCCGCCCTGATCAAGGTGGCCGACGCGCTGTTCGACGCCACCGACGCCGACGGCGACCAGACGATCAGCACGCCCGAGTACCAAGCGCTGTTCCGGTCCGCGTTCGACCGCGAACTGACCGGCGGCGCCGACCGGCTCTCCCGGGCGGCGTTCGTCAGGGAGTTCCTGACGTTCATGGCGGGCCGCCACCACTCAGGCGCCTACGACAGCCTCCTCACCGAAGGCTGA
- a CDS encoding SMI1/KNR4 family protein, which produces MDDQRERAMADVIRGMAAQIAEGAPQGWKRGWVHAYRGPSSSGHRGAGYEMSDGSMGDLPAALGGLNRLYKLSGASPADLTVDLAVDSSGRFEAVTSRAITRDHSGLFLYVLRPDVLPREPGADQDPPSNPAPAGDPDEAVRLFREYVRRRAEIIGEEFLPEPLDPAERAALLDAFPGDLPPDLVALYGEADGDDETGLFHNHLWFPLESTTTYVHHRPERRWTGDPLWSMTGDAEPFGTIRRQLSSPRWIPFATSTGGDYLAVDMDPGPAGRPGQVIRVGIHYDGEPVYVADSVTTMLRRLVEALDRGDYEDREGYLDVYARLPSYLDDDRTYWRGAPPIPKKTRRIQSLVVDKVRDLDLESVRGAPHLRMVALFGEGPVDLEPLRDVPLEALRLELDAADLSPLAGHPTLRAVTLGTRDPVDLGVLRTFPRLEGLELAEGAARDLAVIGELDGLLSLTLSPEQWRRLGEPPPLAAAGLNGDPTPGQVSEWAALFEAGEELGGCAYFTGLLDGSA; this is translated from the coding sequence ATGGATGATCAACGCGAACGTGCCATGGCCGACGTCATACGCGGCATGGCCGCGCAGATCGCGGAAGGCGCTCCCCAGGGCTGGAAGCGGGGATGGGTGCACGCCTACCGCGGCCCGTCCTCCTCGGGACACCGCGGCGCGGGATACGAGATGTCCGACGGCAGCATGGGCGACCTGCCCGCCGCCCTCGGCGGGCTGAACAGGCTCTACAAGCTCAGTGGCGCCTCGCCGGCGGATCTGACGGTCGATCTGGCCGTCGACTCCTCGGGCCGGTTCGAGGCGGTGACCAGTCGGGCGATCACCCGGGACCATTCGGGTCTGTTCCTGTACGTCCTGCGCCCGGACGTGCTGCCCCGCGAGCCCGGCGCCGACCAGGACCCACCGTCGAACCCGGCGCCGGCGGGCGACCCGGATGAGGCCGTGCGGCTGTTCCGGGAGTACGTGAGACGGCGTGCCGAGATCATCGGGGAGGAGTTCCTGCCCGAGCCGCTGGACCCGGCCGAGCGGGCCGCGCTGCTGGACGCCTTCCCCGGCGACCTGCCCCCCGACCTGGTGGCCCTGTACGGCGAGGCCGACGGCGACGACGAGACCGGGCTCTTCCACAACCACCTGTGGTTCCCCCTGGAGTCCACGACGACCTACGTCCACCACCGGCCCGAACGGAGATGGACCGGCGACCCGCTCTGGTCGATGACCGGCGACGCGGAGCCGTTCGGCACCATCCGGCGACAGCTCAGCAGCCCGCGCTGGATCCCGTTCGCGACCAGCACCGGCGGCGACTACCTGGCGGTCGACATGGACCCGGGACCCGCGGGCCGCCCGGGCCAGGTCATCCGCGTCGGGATCCACTACGACGGCGAGCCCGTCTATGTCGCCGACTCCGTCACGACCATGCTGCGCCGGCTCGTGGAGGCACTCGACCGGGGCGACTACGAAGACCGCGAGGGCTACCTCGATGTGTACGCCAGGCTCCCGAGCTACCTGGACGACGACCGCACCTACTGGCGCGGCGCGCCCCCGATCCCGAAGAAGACGCGCAGGATCCAGTCCCTCGTCGTCGACAAGGTCAGGGACCTCGATCTGGAGTCGGTCCGCGGCGCGCCGCACCTGCGCATGGTGGCGTTGTTCGGCGAGGGGCCCGTCGATCTGGAGCCCCTGCGCGACGTCCCGCTCGAGGCGTTGCGGCTGGAGCTGGACGCGGCCGATCTGAGCCCGCTGGCCGGACACCCGACCTTGCGCGCGGTGACCCTCGGCACGCGGGACCCCGTCGATCTCGGCGTGCTGCGGACGTTCCCGCGTCTGGAAGGACTCGAACTGGCGGAGGGCGCCGCCCGGGACCTCGCCGTGATCGGCGAGCTGGACGGGCTGCTCTCACTCACGCTCTCGCCCGAGCAGTGGCGGCGGCTCGGCGAGCCGCCGCCACTGGCCGCGGCCGGGCTGAACGGCGACCCCACGCCGGGTCAGGTGAGCGAGTGGGCCGCACTGTTCGAAGCCGGCGAGGAGCTCGGGGGTTGCGCGTACTTCACGGGGCTGCTCGACGGCTCTGCCTGA
- a CDS encoding lipase family alpha/beta hydrolase has product MGRLLAGAGAVVLAAALSTSSGVAWARQSQGEPVILVHGWNGTPDSFAPMKAALQQAGHPAYAIDLPGEENIANANAIAALVEQVRQTHGADKVSLVGHSMGGLSARYYLKSLGGTTKTLSYVSMGTGQRGYWPACLLPAAQGGQMCPTSTFMTQLNSGDPTPGAVRYTVLASSLDETRNDTIDGVACRAELPGVPHAEEPGNAAFVDAVLTALGGGCPAA; this is encoded by the coding sequence ATGGGACGTCTGCTGGCAGGAGCGGGGGCCGTCGTCTTAGCGGCGGCCCTGAGCACGAGTTCGGGAGTGGCCTGGGCGCGACAGTCCCAGGGCGAGCCGGTCATCCTCGTCCACGGCTGGAACGGCACCCCCGATTCCTTCGCCCCCATGAAGGCGGCCCTGCAGCAGGCCGGGCATCCCGCGTACGCGATCGACCTGCCCGGAGAGGAGAACATCGCCAACGCGAACGCCATCGCCGCCCTGGTCGAGCAGGTACGCCAGACGCACGGCGCCGACAAGGTGAGCCTGGTCGGTCACAGCATGGGCGGCCTGTCGGCCCGGTACTACCTGAAGTCCCTCGGCGGCACCACCAAGACCCTGAGCTACGTCTCCATGGGCACCGGCCAGCGTGGCTACTGGCCCGCGTGCCTGCTCCCGGCCGCGCAGGGCGGCCAGATGTGCCCCACGAGCACGTTCATGACGCAGCTCAACAGCGGCGACCCGACGCCCGGCGCGGTCCGCTACACCGTGCTGGCCAGTTCGCTCGACGAGACCCGCAACGACACCATCGACGGTGTGGCGTGCAGGGCCGAGCTGCCGGGCGTGCCGCACGCGGAGGAGCCGGGGAACGCGGCGTTCGTCGACGCGGTCCTGACCGCGCTCGGCGGCGGCTGCCCGGCGGCGTGA
- a CDS encoding DUF1838 family protein, whose translation MTDKSALLSLQTNGRPDGRDMVFRISGSVYANIEGNAHDPALRHGQKLFNIEGYNIRRLYRVPGTTQLYQLSREIVFYTDPADPTKVLREWKNPIDLKTYPVVPINNDAVNFGPFNVTSSYVGPPLRQMHDETEWTSDIPVRADLKTALGESFGLVNGVYAAQEMFDFYVDDREVATRTVAGTVPKGAMNTKISWARTSPWAPFLCLPETDVRGQLTYHARSWSLQSYDDIEPWLRAEVEAAYPLFRAAPTAPGPSENSWTSFYNKQLGKGATTWAGWCAANGKG comes from the coding sequence GTGACGGACAAGAGCGCGCTGCTGTCCTTGCAGACCAACGGGCGCCCGGACGGGCGGGACATGGTCTTCCGGATCTCGGGCTCCGTCTACGCCAACATCGAGGGCAACGCCCACGACCCGGCGCTGCGCCACGGCCAGAAACTGTTCAACATCGAGGGTTACAACATCCGGCGGCTGTACCGGGTGCCCGGCACCACGCAGCTCTACCAGCTCTCCCGTGAGATCGTCTTCTACACCGACCCCGCCGATCCGACGAAGGTCCTGCGGGAGTGGAAGAACCCGATCGACCTCAAGACCTACCCCGTCGTCCCCATCAACAACGACGCGGTGAACTTCGGCCCGTTCAACGTCACCTCCTCCTACGTCGGCCCGCCCCTGCGGCAGATGCACGACGAGACCGAGTGGACCAGCGACATCCCGGTGCGCGCGGACCTCAAGACCGCGCTGGGCGAGTCGTTCGGCCTGGTGAACGGGGTCTACGCGGCCCAGGAGATGTTCGACTTCTACGTCGACGACCGGGAGGTCGCCACCCGCACGGTCGCGGGCACCGTGCCCAAGGGGGCGATGAACACCAAGATCAGCTGGGCCAGGACGAGCCCATGGGCGCCGTTCCTGTGCCTGCCGGAGACCGATGTCCGCGGCCAGCTCACCTACCACGCCCGCAGTTGGTCGCTGCAGTCCTACGACGACATCGAGCCGTGGCTGCGCGCCGAGGTCGAGGCCGCCTACCCGCTCTTCAGGGCCGCCCCCACCGCGCCCGGCCCGAGCGAGAACTCCTGGACGTCCTTCTACAACAAGCAACTGGGCAAGGGAGCCACCACCTGGGCCGGCTGGTGCGCCGCCAACGGAAAGGGCTGA
- a CDS encoding SRPBCC family protein gives MSNSVLTHEFHVDVAPEKVFEHLTTPESYIGLSPLVVAVRDVDRSEPGVIRYTAVERFRFLRFLTYDNPIDVVLHTDGRSVYGEVRSPGRVRMAYRFDVAPDGAGTRVSDRLDLTAPWLLAGFAAGQARKVQLARARILAERLSRHL, from the coding sequence GTGTCGAACAGCGTGCTGACCCACGAGTTCCACGTGGACGTCGCACCGGAGAAGGTGTTCGAGCACCTCACGACTCCGGAGAGCTACATCGGCCTGTCCCCGCTCGTGGTCGCCGTCCGTGATGTGGACCGCTCCGAGCCTGGGGTGATCCGGTACACGGCCGTCGAGCGCTTCCGATTCCTCCGGTTCCTCACCTACGACAACCCGATCGACGTGGTACTCCACACCGACGGCCGGTCCGTGTACGGCGAGGTGCGCAGCCCGGGACGCGTTCGCATGGCCTACCGCTTCGATGTCGCGCCGGACGGCGCCGGCACCCGGGTGAGCGACCGGCTCGACCTGACGGCCCCGTGGCTCCTGGCCGGGTTCGCGGCGGGCCAGGCGCGCAAGGTCCAGCTCGCCCGCGCCCGGATCCTCGCGGAACGGTTGTCCCGCCATCTCTGA
- a CDS encoding YceI family protein codes for MGITAGSYTLGPESGRLLVHTTRAGFGAKAGHDLTIAVTRWHGDATIDPADPAGSSVTVEADTGSFEVQKGTGGVKPLTAADREEIEKIIREKILHSGRHPMITFRSSRVGGTAESFQVEGDLTMVGATLPVAIQGTLAGGRANGSAVIVQSRWGIRPYSAFFGALKVGDEVEIRFDLGLVPKQ; via the coding sequence GTGGGCATCACCGCTGGTAGCTACACGTTGGGACCCGAGTCCGGCCGGCTCCTGGTCCATACGACGCGTGCCGGGTTCGGCGCGAAGGCCGGCCACGATCTCACCATCGCGGTCACCCGCTGGCACGGCGACGCCACGATCGACCCCGCCGACCCGGCCGGCTCCTCGGTGACGGTTGAGGCGGACACCGGGTCGTTCGAGGTTCAGAAGGGGACCGGCGGCGTCAAACCGCTCACGGCCGCCGATCGCGAGGAGATCGAGAAGATCATCCGGGAGAAGATCCTGCACAGCGGACGCCATCCGATGATCACGTTCCGGTCGTCACGGGTCGGGGGCACGGCGGAGTCGTTCCAGGTCGAGGGCGACCTCACCATGGTCGGCGCCACACTGCCCGTCGCGATACAGGGCACTTTGGCCGGGGGACGCGCGAACGGCTCGGCGGTCATCGTGCAGTCCCGATGGGGGATCCGGCCCTACTCGGCGTTCTTCGGCGCGCTCAAGGTCGGCGACGAGGTCGAGATACGGTTCGACCTCGGCCTCGTACCCAAGCAGTAG
- the uppS gene encoding polyprenyl diphosphate synthase — MSGLPGHVACVMDGNGRWAERRSLPRTAGHRAAEAAVIDVIETAYAAGIPWLSLFAFSTENWRRPGGEVGFLMRLVQRAVRKHAMTLHARGIRCRFLGDSDARIPASLAGDITDLMTLTRANTRMTLTVAFDHGGRRDIVSAARSLIRDRVPAEQVTEESFARHLPHPDTPDVDLVIRTSGEQRISNFMLWQVAYAEWMFPRVLWPDFRAAHLWECLDAYRRRERRFGDVQVPTMTREG, encoded by the coding sequence GTGTCGGGTCTGCCAGGCCACGTGGCGTGCGTCATGGACGGCAACGGGCGGTGGGCCGAGCGGCGCTCACTGCCCCGGACGGCCGGGCACCGGGCCGCCGAGGCCGCGGTGATCGACGTGATCGAGACGGCCTACGCGGCCGGCATCCCGTGGCTGAGCCTGTTCGCCTTCTCCACCGAAAACTGGCGGCGGCCCGGCGGCGAGGTCGGCTTCCTGATGCGGCTGGTGCAGCGGGCCGTCCGCAAGCACGCCATGACGCTGCACGCGCGCGGCATCCGGTGCCGCTTCCTCGGCGACTCCGACGCCAGGATCCCCGCGTCCCTGGCCGGCGACATCACCGACCTCATGACGCTGACCCGCGCCAACACGCGGATGACGCTGACCGTGGCGTTCGACCACGGCGGGCGCCGCGACATCGTGAGCGCCGCCCGGTCCCTCATCCGCGACCGGGTGCCGGCCGAGCAGGTCACCGAGGAGAGCTTCGCCCGCCACCTGCCCCACCCCGACACCCCCGACGTGGACCTGGTCATCCGCACCTCCGGGGAGCAGCGCATCTCCAACTTCATGCTGTGGCAGGTGGCCTACGCCGAGTGGATGTTCCCCCGGGTGCTGTGGCCGGACTTCCGCGCGGCGCACCTGTGGGAATGCCTGGACGCCTACCGGCGGCGCGAGCGCCGGTTCGGCGACGTCCAGGTGCCGACCATGACGCGAGAGGGCTGA
- a CDS encoding TetR/AcrR family transcriptional regulator has protein sequence MSRADQPLHGDGPATSRRERARLRREEIILIAAELFAERGYRGTSLADVAARAGITEPGLLHHFGNKAGLLLAVIERRDLDSEAFAMELLGMEPADRLRALPEFARRNKYRAGLAKLFTVLVAESLEPDAPGHDHFVARYRAMRAIVADTVRAAQRTGLTRAGLDPEAKAAEIIATLDGLQTQWLLDPEAVDIVAAVESYARTLERDLTGS, from the coding sequence ATGAGCCGCGCTGATCAACCCCTCCACGGGGACGGGCCCGCGACGAGCCGCCGCGAACGGGCCCGCCTTCGCCGCGAGGAGATCATCCTGATCGCCGCCGAGTTGTTCGCCGAGCGCGGCTACCGGGGCACCTCGCTGGCCGACGTGGCCGCCCGGGCCGGGATCACCGAGCCCGGCCTGCTGCACCACTTCGGCAACAAGGCGGGGCTCCTGCTGGCGGTGATAGAGCGGCGTGACCTCGACAGCGAGGCGTTCGCCATGGAGCTGCTCGGCATGGAGCCGGCCGACCGGCTGCGGGCACTGCCGGAGTTCGCCCGCCGCAACAAGTACCGGGCGGGGCTGGCCAAGCTGTTCACGGTGCTGGTGGCGGAGAGTCTGGAGCCGGACGCCCCGGGGCACGACCACTTCGTCGCCCGCTACCGCGCGATGCGCGCCATCGTCGCCGACACCGTCCGCGCGGCCCAGCGGACGGGGCTCACGCGGGCCGGGCTGGACCCGGAGGCCAAGGCGGCCGAGATCATCGCCACGCTCGACGGGCTGCAGACGCAGTGGCTGCTGGACCCGGAGGCGGTGGACATCGTCGCCGCCGTCGAGTCGTACGCCCGCACCCTGGAACGCGACCTCACCGGCTCCTGA
- the lysA gene encoding diaminopimelate decarboxylase, with amino-acid sequence MSRFAHPAGDRHAEMLPHERPPLAPADLNRINPAIWPRTSGRTEGALTIGGVDVRDLARDHGTPLFVLDEDDVRSRMRDYATAFAGSEVHYAGKAFLCKEIVRWLDEEGLGLDVASGGELAVALSVGFPAGRVTLHGNNKSVAELTRALEAGVGHIVVDSFEEIARLGHLAERLGRRPKVMIRVTTGVEAHTHEFIATAHDDQKFGLSLNSGAAAEAVHRILAMPSLELVGLHSHIGSQIVDTAGFEVAARRLAALLVQIKDEHGVVLPELDLGGGYGIAYVDDDEAPDIKVIADGLREIVAKVCTAAGLPVPRLTVEPGRGIVGPGGITLYEVGTIKDVEGLRTYVSVDGGMSDNLRTALYGADYTTVLASREGSAEPMLSRVVGKHCESGDIVVRDCFLPADLAPGDLIAVAATGAYCRSLASNYNYLPKPAVVAVRDGQARVIVRGETEDDLLRGQL; translated from the coding sequence GTGAGTCGATTCGCCCATCCCGCAGGGGACCGGCACGCCGAGATGCTGCCCCACGAGCGCCCCCCGCTGGCGCCCGCCGACCTCAACCGGATCAATCCCGCGATCTGGCCCCGAACGTCCGGCCGCACCGAGGGCGCGCTCACGATCGGCGGTGTCGACGTCCGCGACCTGGCCCGTGACCACGGCACGCCGCTGTTCGTGCTCGACGAGGACGACGTCCGCTCGCGCATGCGCGACTACGCCACCGCGTTCGCCGGGTCCGAGGTCCACTACGCGGGCAAGGCGTTCCTCTGCAAGGAGATCGTCCGCTGGCTGGACGAGGAGGGCCTCGGCCTCGACGTGGCCAGCGGCGGCGAGCTGGCGGTGGCGCTCAGCGTCGGCTTCCCCGCCGGGCGCGTCACCCTGCACGGCAACAACAAGTCCGTCGCCGAGCTGACCAGGGCCCTGGAGGCCGGGGTCGGGCACATCGTGGTCGACTCCTTCGAGGAGATCGCCCGGCTCGGCCACCTCGCCGAGCGGCTCGGCAGGCGGCCCAAGGTGATGATCCGCGTCACGACCGGCGTCGAGGCGCACACCCACGAGTTCATCGCCACCGCGCACGACGACCAGAAGTTCGGCCTGTCGCTCAACTCCGGCGCCGCCGCCGAGGCGGTGCACCGCATCCTGGCGATGCCGTCACTGGAGCTCGTCGGCCTCCACTCGCACATCGGCTCGCAGATCGTCGACACGGCCGGCTTCGAGGTGGCCGCGCGCCGCCTGGCCGCCCTCCTCGTGCAGATCAAGGACGAGCACGGCGTGGTGCTGCCCGAGCTCGACCTCGGCGGCGGCTACGGCATCGCCTACGTCGACGACGACGAGGCGCCCGACATCAAGGTCATCGCCGACGGCCTGCGCGAGATCGTCGCCAAGGTGTGCACCGCGGCCGGCCTGCCGGTGCCGCGGCTGACCGTCGAGCCCGGCCGGGGCATCGTCGGCCCCGGCGGCATCACCCTCTACGAGGTCGGCACCATCAAGGACGTCGAGGGGCTGCGCACCTACGTGAGCGTCGACGGCGGCATGAGCGACAACCTCCGCACCGCGCTCTACGGCGCCGACTACACGACGGTGCTGGCCAGCCGCGAGGGCTCGGCCGAGCCCATGCTCAGCCGCGTCGTCGGCAAGCACTGCGAGAGCGGTGACATCGTCGTGCGCGACTGCTTCCTGCCGGCCGACCTCGCGCCCGGCGACCTGATCGCCGTCGCCGCCACCGGCGCCTACTGCCGGTCGCTGGCGAGCAACTACAACTACCTCCCGAAGCCCGCCGTGGTCGCCGTCCGCGACGGCCAGGCCCGGGTGATCGTACGGGGCGAGACCGAGGACGACCTGTTGAGGGGGCAGTTGTGA
- a CDS encoding homoserine dehydrogenase yields MKPLKVALLGCGVVGTQVIRLIHEQHADLAARIGAPLELAGVAVRRLGRKREVDLDPALFTTDAESLVSRDDVDIVIEVIGGIEPARSLIVAALSRGKSVVTANKALLAEDGATLHEAARAGEGDLYFEASVAGAIPLLRPLRESLAGDHVQRVLGIVNGTTNYILDKMDSTGASFTDALEEAQTLGYAEADPTADVEGFDAAAKAAILAGLAFHSRVTAAEVHREGITDITATDVASAKAMGYVIKLLAICARSDDGRSVGVRVHPAMIPRTHPLAGVREAYNAVFVEAESAGQLMFYGKGAGGAPTASAVLGDLVAVARNRLARTRGPEESTYASLPVHPMGETVTRCHVALDVADKPGVLARVAELFAKHDVSIQTVRQEGHGDDAQLVIVTHRATDAALTATMEGLRELDIVRAIASVMRVEGDD; encoded by the coding sequence GTGAAACCGCTGAAGGTCGCGCTGCTGGGCTGCGGCGTCGTCGGCACGCAGGTCATCCGGCTCATCCACGAGCAGCACGCCGACCTGGCCGCCCGCATCGGCGCGCCGCTGGAGCTGGCCGGGGTGGCGGTTCGCCGCCTGGGCCGCAAGCGCGAGGTGGACCTGGACCCCGCGCTGTTCACCACCGACGCCGAGTCGCTGGTCAGCCGTGACGACGTCGACATCGTGATCGAGGTCATCGGCGGCATCGAGCCGGCTCGGTCGCTGATCGTCGCCGCCCTGTCTCGCGGCAAGTCCGTGGTGACGGCCAACAAGGCCCTGCTGGCCGAGGACGGCGCCACCCTGCACGAGGCGGCCCGCGCGGGCGAGGGCGACCTCTACTTCGAGGCCAGCGTCGCCGGCGCGATCCCGCTGCTGCGGCCGCTGCGCGAGTCGCTGGCCGGCGACCACGTCCAACGGGTGCTTGGCATCGTCAACGGCACCACCAACTACATCCTCGACAAGATGGACTCCACGGGCGCGTCGTTCACCGACGCCCTGGAGGAGGCGCAGACCCTCGGCTACGCCGAGGCCGACCCGACGGCCGACGTCGAGGGGTTCGACGCCGCGGCCAAGGCCGCCATCCTGGCCGGGCTGGCCTTCCACAGCCGGGTGACGGCCGCCGAGGTGCACCGCGAGGGCATCACCGACATCACCGCCACCGACGTGGCCTCGGCCAAGGCCATGGGCTACGTCATCAAGCTGCTGGCCATCTGCGCCCGCTCCGACGACGGCCGTTCCGTCGGGGTGCGGGTGCACCCGGCGATGATCCCGCGCACCCACCCGCTGGCCGGGGTGCGCGAGGCGTACAACGCGGTGTTCGTGGAGGCCGAGTCGGCCGGGCAGCTCATGTTCTACGGCAAGGGCGCCGGCGGCGCGCCGACCGCCTCGGCGGTGCTCGGCGACCTCGTGGCCGTGGCCCGCAACCGGCTCGCCCGCACCCGCGGGCCCGAGGAGTCCACCTACGCCTCCCTGCCCGTGCACCCGATGGGCGAGACGGTCACCCGGTGCCACGTGGCGCTCGACGTGGCCGACAAGCCGGGCGTGCTGGCCCGGGTGGCCGAGCTGTTCGCCAAGCACGACGTGTCGATCCAGACCGTGCGCCAGGAGGGCCACGGCGACGACGCGCAACTCGTCATCGTCACCCACCGGGCGACGGACGCGGCGCTGACGGCCACCATGGAAGGGCTGCGCGAGCTCGACATCGTCCGGGCGATCGCCAGCGTGATGCGCGTCGAGGGTGACGACTAG